In Haladaptatus sp. QDMS2, a single window of DNA contains:
- a CDS encoding lamin tail domain-containing protein yields the protein MTESATILKVVDGDTVTVELEDGTEETVRVLGIDTPETGDNVEAERRAEWEGIGDLDYLGKWGDQASLFAKDELAGAAVELEADENEPDRGTYGRLLRYVRYTPSDGDDSVVYNRRAVAEGYARVYHSGFAHHDDYLDAELDARADQRGVWKRSDPDASPEIRDKPVGKLYVPRAASIHTETGAVDESRVPVFAESSATQQLDSGTAYDEALPLVAVDEESRVTLVSGPLVDESYEEAERFSEDTSRYGNFPFVTNLLTSLTDRSGPIFVDGGHGQFNADFALSLEDMAYYLRFLEGQDVALHQVNSWTEETLAEARGIVVTAPAERLTEDERAALASFAASGGAVVLVGHAAADMPARARENLNEVAAALDTDLRLNGDTVSDEASHLADDPRLVVTSNLNSEFEHLFFPVTQEQSRDGHLAVSEIRPSVEGHEYSELVVLENTGDCPLDISNWRVEDASGKRFEFPVGTTLPVGGRVQVRTGDGEDAVILHWDHSQGVWNDDGDTVSVVDDTGTVVAERTY from the coding sequence ATGACGGAATCGGCGACTATTCTGAAAGTGGTGGATGGGGATACTGTGACCGTCGAACTCGAAGACGGAACCGAGGAGACGGTTCGCGTCCTCGGCATCGACACACCAGAGACGGGGGACAACGTCGAGGCGGAGCGGCGCGCCGAATGGGAGGGAATCGGCGACCTCGACTATCTGGGGAAGTGGGGGGACCAAGCCAGCCTGTTCGCGAAGGACGAACTCGCCGGCGCAGCGGTCGAACTCGAAGCCGACGAAAACGAACCCGACCGCGGGACCTACGGCCGCCTGCTCAGGTACGTCCGATACACCCCGAGCGACGGCGACGACTCAGTCGTCTACAACCGCCGGGCCGTCGCTGAAGGATACGCCCGCGTCTATCACTCTGGATTCGCCCACCACGACGATTACCTCGACGCGGAACTGGATGCCCGTGCCGACCAGCGCGGCGTGTGGAAGCGAAGTGACCCGGACGCCTCGCCAGAGATTCGCGACAAACCGGTGGGTAAACTGTACGTGCCACGGGCAGCGAGCATCCACACAGAGACGGGGGCTGTGGACGAATCGCGCGTCCCGGTGTTCGCCGAATCGAGCGCGACCCAACAGCTCGATTCCGGCACCGCGTACGACGAGGCACTCCCGCTCGTTGCCGTGGACGAGGAGTCGCGGGTCACACTGGTCTCCGGCCCGCTCGTGGATGAATCGTACGAAGAGGCGGAGAGATTCTCGGAAGACACGAGTCGATACGGAAACTTCCCGTTCGTGACGAATCTCCTCACTTCGCTCACGGACCGCTCGGGACCAATTTTCGTCGACGGCGGCCACGGCCAGTTCAACGCCGACTTCGCCCTCTCACTCGAGGACATGGCCTACTATCTACGCTTCCTCGAGGGACAGGACGTGGCCCTCCATCAGGTCAACTCGTGGACCGAAGAAACGCTCGCTGAGGCTCGGGGAATCGTCGTCACCGCGCCGGCGGAGCGGCTGACCGAGGACGAACGAGCCGCACTCGCGTCGTTCGCAGCGTCTGGCGGGGCCGTTGTGCTGGTCGGCCACGCCGCGGCCGATATGCCAGCGCGTGCTCGGGAAAATCTGAACGAAGTCGCTGCCGCCCTGGACACTGACCTCCGCCTCAATGGTGACACCGTCTCCGACGAGGCGTCCCACCTCGCAGACGACCCACGGCTCGTCGTCACGTCGAACCTGAACAGCGAATTCGAACACCTCTTTTTCCCGGTCACGCAGGAGCAATCCCGCGACGGCCACCTCGCCGTAAGCGAGATTCGACCGTCAGTCGAGGGGCACGAGTATTCTGAACTCGTCGTCCTCGAGAACACTGGCGACTGCCCTCTCGACATCTCGAACTGGCGCGTCGAAGACGCCTCTGGCAAGCGCTTCGAGTTCCCCGTCGGAACGACCCTACCGGTCGGCGGTCGCGTTCAGGTTCGAACCGGTGACGGCGAAGACGCGGTCATTCTCCACTGGGACCACTCTCAGGGCGTCTGGAACGACGATGGCGATACCGTTTCCGTCGTCGATGATACCGGAACGGTCGTGGCTGAACGGACGTACTGA
- a CDS encoding citrate synthase/methylcitrate synthase, giving the protein MADEQLNRGLEGVVLAETRLSSIDGEAGELTIGGFSVGELASNATYEESVFLLLHDRLPTVSELASFREELAANRAITPEVTAVLERAAREERSAMDALRMGVAAANLGFEGGADTDALLKRVVAVFPTIVAAYWRFREGNDPLAPRDDLGHAANYLHMLTGEEPTDDAVRGLETYLNTVIDHGLNASTFAARVVVSTESDLVSAATAGVGTLKGPLHGGAPGPVLEMLMAVHESGDPEGYIQEKFDAGERLMGFGHRVYKVRDPRAEVLETAAKRFYAGNDESTFFETVESFEELAVEKLAEHKPGRRLDTNVEFYTAALLHGVGIPQDLFAATFAVSRVGGWMAHCKEQLADNRLIRPRARYVGETGRQWVPVGER; this is encoded by the coding sequence ATGGCTGACGAGCAACTGAATCGGGGCTTAGAGGGCGTGGTTCTCGCGGAGACGCGACTCAGCAGCATCGACGGCGAGGCAGGCGAACTCACCATCGGTGGGTTTTCGGTCGGCGAACTCGCCTCGAACGCGACCTACGAAGAAAGCGTGTTTCTGCTGTTGCACGACCGACTCCCGACGGTCTCTGAACTCGCCTCCTTCCGCGAGGAACTGGCCGCAAACCGTGCTATCACGCCAGAGGTGACGGCGGTTCTCGAACGGGCGGCCCGCGAGGAGCGTTCTGCGATGGACGCACTGCGCATGGGCGTCGCGGCCGCCAATCTCGGCTTCGAAGGCGGTGCTGATACCGACGCCCTCCTGAAGCGTGTCGTCGCCGTCTTCCCGACAATCGTGGCCGCTTATTGGCGGTTCCGAGAAGGGAACGACCCACTCGCCCCACGCGACGACCTGGGTCACGCCGCGAACTACCTCCACATGCTGACGGGCGAGGAACCGACCGACGACGCGGTGCGAGGCCTCGAAACCTACCTCAACACGGTTATCGACCACGGCCTGAACGCCTCGACGTTCGCCGCCCGCGTCGTCGTCTCCACCGAATCCGACCTCGTGTCCGCGGCGACCGCGGGCGTTGGGACGCTCAAAGGACCGCTGCACGGCGGCGCACCCGGCCCGGTCCTCGAGATGCTCATGGCGGTCCACGAATCCGGTGATCCTGAGGGGTACATTCAGGAGAAATTCGACGCAGGCGAGCGCCTGATGGGCTTTGGCCACCGCGTCTACAAGGTTCGCGACCCGCGTGCGGAGGTGCTCGAAACCGCCGCCAAACGCTTCTACGCGGGCAACGACGAGAGCACCTTCTTCGAGACGGTCGAATCGTTCGAGGAACTCGCCGTCGAAAAGCTCGCAGAACACAAACCCGGTCGCCGCCTCGACACCAACGTCGAATTCTACACCGCCGCGTTGCTCCACGGCGTGGGCATCCCACAGGACCTGTTCGCGGCGACGTTCGCCGTCTCCCGGGTCGGTGGCTGGATGGCCCATTGCAAGGAACAACTCGCCGACAACCGCCTCATTCGACCGCGAGCCCGCTACGTCGGCGAGACGGGAAGGCAGTGGGTCCCGGTCGGGGAGCGGTGA
- a CDS encoding helix-turn-helix domain-containing protein: protein MREYVFLFEYERGVHAVRDSFIDHPELMATTLAISASTDSRWRVERITGPEDALDTLEAVYLNPDICNECIYPHPACDAVAVYEVLEAEPTARTIYRSTTEVEFCYSVSSLAVATLGSGLVFDAVQRGPYYEWRVLVPAGRDLSAFHEALHADLPAGVTLSIRRVGSPEPWAHRRPNRELALPYEQRVALETATRLGYYEHPRRADLTDIARELDLPLTTLRYRLRRAEAWAVSLAATATQPGGAFREHSDFSPDTSSPLVER from the coding sequence ATGCGCGAGTACGTCTTCCTGTTCGAGTACGAGCGGGGGGTCCACGCGGTTCGGGACAGCTTCATCGACCACCCCGAGTTGATGGCCACGACGCTCGCAATCTCCGCGTCGACGGATTCTCGGTGGCGCGTAGAGCGTATCACAGGTCCCGAGGACGCACTCGATACGCTCGAAGCCGTGTATCTGAATCCGGACATCTGCAACGAGTGCATCTACCCCCATCCCGCGTGCGACGCGGTCGCTGTCTACGAAGTTCTCGAAGCCGAACCGACCGCCCGGACCATCTACCGTTCGACGACCGAAGTCGAGTTCTGTTACTCGGTTTCCTCGCTCGCCGTCGCCACGCTCGGCTCTGGGCTCGTGTTCGACGCCGTCCAGCGCGGCCCCTACTACGAGTGGCGCGTCCTCGTCCCGGCGGGCCGCGACCTGAGCGCCTTTCACGAGGCGCTGCACGCAGACCTTCCTGCGGGTGTGACGCTGTCCATCCGCCGGGTCGGATCGCCGGAACCGTGGGCACACCGCCGTCCGAACCGGGAACTCGCCCTCCCGTACGAACAGCGCGTCGCGCTCGAAACCGCGACTCGGCTCGGGTATTACGAGCACCCGCGACGCGCCGACTTGACGGACATCGCCCGCGAACTCGACCTGCCGCTTACGACGCTCAGATACCGACTTCGCCGGGCGGAGGCGTGGGCGGTGTCGCTCGCCGCCACCGCGACCCAACCCGGCGGCGCATTCCGAGAGCATTCTGATTTCTCACCCGACACGTCGTCGCCACTGGTCGAGCGATAG
- a CDS encoding TetR/AcrR family transcriptional regulator → MTSTSASSNTSDTQTAIMEATYQALRKHGYADLSISKIAEEFEKSKSLLYHHYDGKDDLLVAFLEYLIDQFAADITLDAWDDAEAQLRSFFDRLIPPALDDEQREFQTALLEIRAQAPHNEVYREQFTKTDRFIRETIEQYLESGIEQGTFREVDSEATAQLFLSMINGAILERVTADNPRAIKDLRSALNSYIEEYLAA, encoded by the coding sequence ATGACATCAACCTCAGCTTCATCGAACACGAGCGACACCCAGACGGCGATAATGGAGGCGACGTATCAAGCACTCCGAAAACACGGGTACGCAGACCTCTCTATCTCGAAAATCGCAGAGGAGTTCGAAAAGAGCAAATCGTTGCTCTACCATCACTACGACGGTAAAGACGACCTGCTGGTCGCCTTCCTCGAGTACCTCATCGACCAGTTCGCCGCGGACATCACACTCGACGCGTGGGACGACGCGGAGGCCCAGTTGCGTTCGTTTTTCGACCGCCTCATTCCTCCCGCGCTCGACGACGAACAACGGGAGTTCCAGACCGCGCTGTTGGAAATCCGCGCGCAGGCTCCGCACAACGAGGTCTACCGCGAACAGTTCACGAAGACCGACCGCTTCATCCGCGAGACGATCGAGCAGTACCTCGAATCGGGCATCGAACAGGGAACCTTCAGGGAAGTCGACTCCGAGGCGACGGCGCAACTCTTTCTGTCCATGATCAACGGCGCGATACTGGAACGCGTGACCGCCGACAACCCACGGGCAATCAAGGACCTCCGCTCTGCGCTCAATTCCTACATCGAAGAGTACCTGGCCGCCTGA
- a CDS encoding RND family transporter: MVSVDSILERLDRWIVDRPKTVVVAFLLVTAVLAAGLGGVSTDAGTSQFLDGVPAQEAFEEVNEEFGPGAFETDTGSTQLIQRSENVLSKPALLRMLALQERIAAQEDLRVTGTSSAAQIVARQLDPNATTLSAQQEAIRLATPGEVDAAVERAAAAPGFASLLSTDFNAEAATASATIGAVTHEVPGGVSSSAGTSGTSPLTDIQRSVEHIANAADGEFTVFGSGITSGELSGVIGDSLAIVVPAALVLILVFMLFAYRDPIDLLLGLVALGMTIVWTFGFMGLAGIPFGQMTIAVPVLLLAVGIDFGIHAINRYREERATGKGIRGSMRPTTDQLLVAFFIVTGTTVLGFAANLLSNLGPIRDFGLVAAIGIVFTFLIFGVFLPSLKILLDEWRERAGVPAFNSTPIGSGDSAFGRALTVGNWFAARAPKAFLGLLLVTSAAAGAYGTGVDTSFSQEDFLPPEDIPDYIEALPEPFAPGDYTVTKSLNFLEENFESAQGNTVTVFIDEPMRQDDSLEQIHRASQTPPPSFVTRDREAEASSIVSVIRSYARQDSQFAALVERNDLNDNGVPDDNLEAIYEYLLDSPVREQALSYVSEDFSTARVVYSTEASATQGEVTADGRAVAAEYRMTAIATGQTVVFAAITDIIFASAIQSLIAALVATGIFLVFVYWLLEGRPSLGVLNLIPIVVTVALLAGSMRLLDIPLNALTATVLSIAIGLGIDYSAHIVHRFAEEYDEKGEVHGALDDSVRGTGGALAGSMLTTTTGTGVLALAITPVLGQFGLVIALSVFFSFVASLLVTPSAAVIWDDIVA; the protein is encoded by the coding sequence ATGGTGTCTGTAGACTCGATTCTCGAACGACTCGACCGGTGGATCGTCGACCGCCCGAAGACGGTGGTCGTCGCCTTCCTTCTCGTGACAGCGGTACTCGCCGCCGGACTCGGCGGCGTGAGCACCGACGCCGGAACGAGCCAGTTCCTCGACGGCGTGCCCGCACAGGAAGCCTTCGAGGAGGTAAACGAGGAGTTCGGGCCGGGCGCGTTCGAGACGGACACCGGGTCGACCCAGCTCATCCAGCGGAGCGAAAACGTCCTCTCGAAACCCGCACTGCTCCGGATGCTCGCGCTACAGGAGCGCATCGCAGCCCAGGAGGACCTCCGGGTCACGGGGACGTCGAGCGCGGCGCAAATCGTTGCCCGGCAACTCGACCCGAACGCGACGACACTGTCGGCTCAGCAGGAGGCAATTCGACTGGCGACGCCCGGCGAAGTCGATGCCGCCGTCGAACGGGCGGCCGCTGCGCCCGGATTCGCCTCACTTCTGAGCACCGACTTCAACGCCGAAGCGGCGACCGCCTCCGCAACAATCGGTGCGGTTACCCACGAGGTTCCAGGCGGGGTGTCCTCGTCGGCAGGCACGAGCGGGACGAGTCCGCTCACCGACATCCAGCGGAGCGTCGAACACATTGCAAACGCCGCAGACGGCGAATTCACGGTGTTCGGCAGCGGCATCACTTCCGGCGAACTGTCGGGCGTCATCGGTGACTCGCTCGCCATCGTCGTGCCCGCCGCGCTCGTGCTCATCCTCGTGTTTATGCTGTTCGCCTATCGCGACCCCATCGACCTGCTGCTCGGACTGGTCGCCCTCGGGATGACCATCGTCTGGACGTTCGGGTTCATGGGCCTCGCCGGCATTCCGTTCGGCCAGATGACCATCGCCGTCCCCGTCCTGTTGCTCGCGGTGGGCATCGACTTCGGAATCCACGCCATCAATCGCTACCGCGAGGAGCGGGCGACGGGGAAGGGAATCCGTGGCTCAATGCGTCCGACGACGGACCAACTGCTCGTCGCGTTCTTCATTGTCACCGGGACGACGGTGCTCGGATTCGCGGCCAACCTGCTGAGCAACCTCGGTCCCATCCGGGATTTCGGGCTGGTCGCAGCCATCGGCATCGTCTTTACGTTCCTCATCTTCGGGGTGTTCCTCCCATCGCTCAAGATTCTCTTAGACGAGTGGCGCGAACGTGCTGGCGTCCCTGCGTTCAATTCGACGCCCATCGGGAGCGGTGACTCCGCCTTCGGCCGGGCGCTCACGGTCGGCAACTGGTTCGCCGCCCGCGCGCCCAAGGCGTTTCTCGGGCTGTTGCTCGTCACTTCGGCCGCCGCTGGCGCGTACGGAACCGGCGTGGATACGTCCTTCTCACAGGAGGACTTCCTGCCGCCCGAAGACATACCGGACTACATCGAGGCGCTCCCCGAACCGTTCGCACCCGGCGACTACACCGTCACGAAGTCGCTTAATTTCCTGGAGGAAAACTTCGAGTCCGCACAGGGCAACACAGTCACGGTGTTCATCGACGAACCGATGCGCCAGGACGACAGTTTAGAGCAGATTCACCGCGCCTCACAGACGCCGCCACCGTCGTTCGTCACCCGTGACCGCGAGGCAGAAGCGTCGAGCATCGTCAGCGTGATTCGGTCCTACGCCAGACAGGACTCGCAGTTCGCCGCGCTGGTCGAGCGAAACGACCTGAACGACAACGGCGTTCCCGACGACAACCTCGAAGCCATCTACGAATACCTGCTCGATTCGCCGGTCCGCGAGCAGGCACTCTCGTACGTGAGCGAGGACTTCAGTACGGCACGCGTCGTCTACTCCACGGAAGCCTCTGCGACGCAGGGCGAGGTGACCGCAGACGGACGAGCGGTTGCCGCCGAGTATCGGATGACCGCCATCGCAACGGGCCAGACGGTGGTGTTCGCCGCGATTACGGACATCATCTTCGCGTCGGCCATCCAGAGCCTCATCGCTGCGCTCGTCGCCACGGGCATCTTCCTCGTGTTCGTCTACTGGCTACTCGAAGGTCGCCCGTCGCTCGGCGTGCTCAATCTCATCCCCATCGTCGTGACCGTCGCGCTGCTCGCGGGGTCGATGCGGTTGCTGGACATTCCGCTAAACGCCCTCACCGCGACGGTGCTCTCTATCGCCATCGGACTCGGCATCGACTACTCCGCCCACATCGTCCACCGATTCGCCGAGGAGTACGACGAGAAGGGCGAGGTTCACGGCGCCCTCGACGACTCGGTTCGAGGTACCGGTGGGGCACTCGCCGGGTCGATGCTGACGACCACGACGGGAACCGGAGTTCTCGCGCTGGCGATTACGCCCGTCCTCGGTCAGTTCGGACTCGTCATCGCGCTGAGCGTGTTCTTCTCGTTCGTCGCCTCGTTGCTCGTCACGCCGTCTGCGGCCGTCATCTGGGACGACATCGTCGCGTGA
- a CDS encoding CARDB domain-containing protein yields MRRAAAVGLVLLLVGSALGATGLGAATTLQPGFSAYAPDNTVQPGSQTSLGVQLVNSATSGAGNASGTARNVRVSLDENGAPIDVKTGTIPLGSVPNGATIPATFAITVDEDAKPGTYDVDVDVRYEYTNADGETVTRTARPEIEVEVADGARFQVNDVRSDVSVGERGDVTFDLENVGDEVTSAVVEVQSGSPTIAFGNSASASRYVGEWGDDETKQVSFEGMATPDAETRPLPLYVTVTYETEDGITQTSQKLTTSVTPAGKQTAQLTDVSSRLFVGEKGTLTATVTNRGPNPLHDATIAMQPNGETVVPVEPSQPLGTLDVGESATIEYPIRVAESAEPGPRQFSFVVNYQNADDELRQTAPLTTRVTVGDEQDFSLDSVVANLRVDTEGRVQGTLVNDGPVGVENAVVVLQPIGTGISTQSPEYAVGSLEAGGEASFSFPVSVSEGSEAGPRQFSVVVQYQNADGEQRKSRTLSEQVTVAGQRDVFSVEPVNTSLAAGSSDSVTLRLSNNGDENLTNINAKAFVDDPISADSDESYVPSLAAGESTTVEFELSATEDADERAYPLKLDFQYDEPDGDTRLSDTYQVPIRLTAATDDGGVSMTLIGGVAVVLLGAIGFAYTRYR; encoded by the coding sequence ATGAGACGGGCGGCTGCGGTCGGCCTGGTCCTGTTGCTGGTCGGGTCCGCGCTTGGCGCGACCGGGCTCGGGGCGGCGACCACACTTCAACCGGGCTTTTCTGCGTACGCACCGGACAACACCGTCCAGCCGGGTTCGCAGACCTCACTCGGCGTCCAACTCGTTAATTCGGCCACGAGCGGGGCGGGTAACGCCTCGGGAACCGCCCGGAACGTCCGCGTCTCTCTCGACGAGAATGGCGCGCCCATCGACGTGAAGACCGGGACGATTCCACTCGGGTCGGTCCCGAACGGCGCGACGATACCCGCGACGTTCGCCATCACCGTAGACGAGGACGCGAAACCGGGCACCTACGACGTTGACGTGGACGTTCGCTACGAGTACACGAACGCAGACGGCGAGACCGTCACGAGAACCGCTCGCCCAGAAATCGAAGTCGAAGTCGCAGACGGGGCGCGCTTTCAGGTGAACGACGTTCGCTCCGACGTGAGCGTCGGCGAACGCGGTGACGTCACGTTCGACCTCGAAAACGTCGGCGACGAGGTCACTTCGGCCGTCGTCGAGGTGCAATCTGGCTCGCCGACCATCGCCTTTGGCAACAGCGCCAGCGCCTCGCGTTACGTCGGCGAATGGGGCGACGACGAGACGAAGCAGGTGAGCTTCGAGGGGATGGCGACTCCCGACGCGGAAACCCGGCCGCTGCCCCTCTACGTCACCGTGACCTACGAGACGGAAGACGGCATCACTCAGACCTCACAGAAACTCACGACGAGCGTGACGCCAGCCGGAAAACAGACCGCCCAACTCACCGACGTGTCGAGTCGCCTCTTCGTCGGTGAGAAAGGGACGCTCACCGCGACGGTGACGAATCGTGGGCCGAATCCGCTCCACGACGCCACCATCGCCATGCAACCGAACGGTGAGACGGTCGTGCCCGTCGAGCCGAGCCAGCCGCTCGGCACGCTCGACGTGGGCGAATCGGCGACCATCGAGTACCCAATCCGCGTCGCAGAGAGCGCAGAACCCGGCCCGCGACAGTTCTCGTTCGTCGTCAACTACCAGAACGCGGACGACGAACTCCGACAGACCGCACCTCTCACGACCCGCGTCACGGTCGGTGACGAACAGGACTTCTCACTCGATTCGGTCGTTGCAAACCTCCGCGTGGACACCGAAGGACGAGTGCAGGGAACGCTCGTGAACGACGGACCCGTTGGCGTCGAAAACGCCGTCGTGGTCCTCCAGCCGATTGGAACGGGCATCAGCACCCAATCCCCGGAGTACGCCGTCGGGTCGCTCGAAGCCGGTGGAGAGGCCTCGTTCTCCTTCCCGGTTTCCGTGAGCGAAGGCAGTGAGGCCGGCCCCCGACAGTTCTCCGTCGTCGTGCAGTACCAGAACGCAGACGGCGAGCAACGAAAGAGCCGCACGCTGAGCGAGCAGGTCACAGTCGCCGGACAGCGTGACGTGTTCAGCGTCGAACCGGTCAACACCTCGCTCGCGGCGGGTTCGAGCGACAGCGTCACCCTCCGTCTCTCGAACAACGGCGACGAGAACCTCACGAACATCAACGCCAAAGCGTTCGTCGACGACCCGATTTCGGCCGACAGCGACGAATCCTACGTGCCGTCGCTCGCAGCGGGTGAATCGACGACCGTCGAGTTCGAGCTTTCGGCCACCGAAGACGCCGACGAGCGGGCCTACCCGCTCAAACTCGACTTCCAGTACGACGAGCCGGACGGTGACACCCGCCTCTCTGACACCTACCAGGTGCCAATTCGGCTGACTGCCGCCACGGACGATGGGGGCGTCTCGATGACGCTCATCGGCGGCGTGGCCGTCGTGTTACTCGGCGCGATTGGCTTCGCCTACACGCGATACCGATAG
- a CDS encoding TrmB family transcriptional regulator, whose protein sequence is MSDPDGLTALRRLGLSTYEAKVFVALQRLGPATASDIDATTDVPRSQVYGAADDLEARGLVEVQQETPKRYRSVSLDEAEQRLRDRLDVETNRAFSYLETVQGEGAGDEAHQENIWMLRGSATITDRIESLIREADLQVVLAVGERLHTPALENALAAAVARGCVVTVISEDESVIEWAETIADVSVHRPPHEVDTESTIAGRFLMVDGRTIMIGILNESFGNPQETGILSSDSGFAQIFIGLFESHLRG, encoded by the coding sequence ATGAGCGACCCAGATGGTCTCACGGCACTGCGCCGCCTCGGTCTGTCCACCTACGAGGCGAAGGTGTTCGTCGCCTTACAGCGTCTCGGTCCCGCGACCGCGAGCGACATCGACGCGACGACCGACGTTCCGCGCTCGCAGGTGTACGGCGCGGCGGACGACCTCGAAGCGAGAGGCCTCGTCGAGGTCCAACAGGAGACGCCAAAGCGGTACCGTTCGGTGTCGCTCGACGAGGCAGAACAGCGACTGAGAGACCGCCTCGACGTGGAGACGAATCGGGCCTTTTCGTACCTCGAAACCGTTCAGGGCGAGGGCGCTGGGGACGAAGCCCACCAGGAGAACATCTGGATGCTCCGGGGGTCGGCCACGATAACCGACCGCATCGAATCGCTGATTCGGGAGGCAGACCTACAGGTCGTCCTCGCCGTCGGCGAACGCCTGCACACCCCTGCCCTCGAAAACGCCCTGGCCGCGGCCGTGGCCCGTGGCTGTGTGGTCACGGTCATCTCGGAGGACGAGTCAGTCATCGAGTGGGCTGAGACAATCGCCGACGTTTCGGTCCACCGACCACCCCACGAAGTCGACACGGAGTCGACGATTGCCGGTCGCTTCCTCATGGTGGACGGGCGCACCATCATGATTGGCATCCTGAACGAGTCGTTCGGGAACCCCCAGGAGACGGGAATTCTCAGTTCGGATTCGGGTTTCGCCCAGATTTTCATCGGGCTGTTCGAATCGCATCTGCGCGGGTGA